One region of Flavobacterium sp. GSB-24 genomic DNA includes:
- a CDS encoding ankyrin repeat domain-containing protein, which yields MDFTTSELLKSLEKGLNAQDSYGRTPLMWAVKDNDIKIVKELLKAGADISITDMVGDRVLSYAVVQNNLEILNIILDTNIDINFKSERGYKDTALFSAKSNIQVLETLLERGANPDIQDKYKMTTLHWAVTREGQIEAIKTLLKFGANVNNKNHKGVTVLMSAIITGIMEYVQILVLAGAEMNIAAKDGFTELMCAAYYGHEEIVKYLLANGADKDTIAKKGETALSIAKKKNFSSIVATLESN from the coding sequence ATGGATTTTACTACTTCTGAATTATTAAAGTCATTAGAAAAAGGTTTAAATGCGCAAGACAGTTACGGAAGAACTCCACTAATGTGGGCAGTCAAGGATAACGATATAAAAATAGTTAAAGAATTACTTAAGGCAGGTGCTGACATTTCAATTACCGATATGGTAGGTGACCGTGTATTAAGTTATGCTGTAGTACAGAATAATTTGGAAATACTAAATATAATTCTTGACACAAATATCGACATTAATTTCAAAAGTGAACGTGGATACAAAGACACTGCACTTTTTAGTGCAAAATCAAACATACAAGTACTAGAAACACTTCTGGAGCGCGGAGCAAATCCAGACATACAAGATAAATATAAAATGACCACTTTACATTGGGCGGTTACACGTGAAGGACAAATCGAAGCAATAAAAACTCTTTTGAAGTTTGGAGCTAATGTAAATAATAAAAACCACAAAGGAGTTACAGTATTAATGTCAGCTATTATAACTGGAATTATGGAATATGTTCAAATTCTTGTTTTAGCAGGAGCAGAAATGAATATTGCTGCAAAAGATGGTTTCACTGAACTTATGTGTGCCGCTTATTATGGCCATGAAGAAATTGTAAAATACCTGCTGGCAAATGGCGCAGACAAAGACACAATAGCAAAAAAAGGAGAAACAGCACTCTCTATTGCTAAAAAGAAAAACTTTAGTAGTATTGTTGCTACTCTTGAATCAAACTAA
- a CDS encoding helix-turn-helix domain-containing protein — protein MKKYPIYSVQNFSCNDVHRDFYVNTFKEHLKSHSFVEEPHRHDSYLMVFFTKGSGLHEIDFDQFEIKRGSLFVLQPGQMHHWSLSEDIEGFVIIFSQELYNLYFRQKNINEYNFYHSIHNRPEMVFEENEIPKIQPYFDLLIQENNENLKYQLDKMLNLLDSIHIEIARKYGETYSHQTHSYNIKINKFESLLEKYFRTEKLPSFYAEKLNITLKHLNRICNEILQKTATEVITDRVILEIKRMLIDKQLAVNEVAFKVGYEDYSYFSRFFKKQTGMSPTEFRNIK, from the coding sequence ATGAAGAAATATCCAATTTATAGTGTTCAGAATTTTAGCTGCAATGATGTTCACCGAGATTTTTATGTGAATACTTTTAAAGAGCATCTAAAAAGTCACAGTTTTGTCGAAGAACCACACCGTCACGATTCCTATTTAATGGTATTTTTTACGAAAGGTTCAGGATTGCACGAGATCGATTTTGATCAATTTGAAATCAAAAGAGGAAGTCTTTTTGTGCTGCAGCCAGGACAAATGCATCATTGGAGTTTATCTGAAGATATTGAAGGTTTTGTGATTATCTTTTCGCAGGAATTGTACAATTTATACTTCAGACAGAAAAATATAAACGAATATAATTTTTATCATTCTATTCATAATCGACCAGAAATGGTTTTTGAAGAAAATGAAATTCCGAAAATCCAGCCTTATTTTGATCTGCTGATACAGGAAAATAATGAGAATTTAAAGTATCAGCTCGACAAAATGTTGAATTTGTTGGATTCGATTCATATCGAAATTGCTCGCAAATACGGTGAAACCTATTCGCACCAAACTCATTCTTACAATATCAAAATCAATAAATTTGAATCTCTTTTAGAGAAATATTTCAGAACGGAAAAACTGCCATCTTTTTATGCAGAAAAACTAAACATCACCCTGAAGCATTTGAACAGAATCTGTAATGAAATCCTCCAGAAAACTGCCACAGAAGTAATTACAGACCGCGTAATTTTAGAAATAAAAAGAATGCTGATCGATAAACAATTAGCTGTAAACGAAGTTGCCTTTAAAGTAGGATACGAAGATTATTCATATTTCTCCAGATTTTTCAAAAAACAAACTGGAATGTCTCCAACGGAATTTCGAAATATAAAATGA
- a CDS encoding DegT/DnrJ/EryC1/StrS family aminotransferase has product MKKIQMVDLKSQYEKIKSTVDASIQEVLDTNTYINGPLVHQFQKNLEDYLGAKHVIPCANGTDALQIAMMGLDLKPGDEVITADFTFAATVEVIALLQLTPVLVDVDLHNMNIDIEAVKKAITPKTKAIVPVHLFGRAANMDAIMEIAAEHNLYVIEDNAQAIGADYVSKSGTKSKVGTIGHVAATSFFPSKNLGCYGDGGAIFTNDDKLAHIIRGIVNHGMYERYHHDVVGVNSRLDSIQAGVLNAKLPLLDEYNKARRLAASKYNAAFAGNAHIITPDFAANENDHVFHQYVLRILDADRNALMQHLLDQGIPCAIYYPIPLHSQKAYVDPRYKEEQFPVTNQLVQEVIALPMHTELDDEQIKFITDSVLEFLNK; this is encoded by the coding sequence ATGAAAAAAATACAAATGGTTGACTTAAAAAGTCAATACGAAAAAATAAAATCTACTGTAGATGCTTCAATTCAAGAGGTTTTAGATACAAATACTTATATTAACGGACCTTTGGTTCATCAGTTTCAAAAAAATCTTGAAGACTATCTAGGAGCTAAACATGTAATTCCATGTGCAAATGGAACAGATGCTCTTCAAATAGCTATGATGGGGTTAGATTTAAAACCGGGAGATGAAGTTATTACTGCCGATTTTACTTTTGCCGCAACTGTTGAGGTTATTGCTTTGCTGCAATTAACTCCGGTTTTAGTTGATGTTGATTTACATAATATGAATATCGATATCGAAGCAGTTAAAAAAGCGATTACTCCAAAAACTAAAGCAATTGTTCCAGTGCATTTATTTGGACGCGCTGCCAACATGGATGCTATCATGGAAATTGCAGCGGAACATAATTTATATGTAATTGAAGATAATGCGCAGGCTATTGGTGCTGATTATGTTTCTAAATCTGGAACAAAATCAAAAGTGGGAACAATTGGTCATGTTGCTGCGACTTCATTCTTTCCTTCTAAAAATTTAGGTTGTTATGGAGATGGTGGAGCAATTTTTACCAACGATGATAAATTAGCGCACATCATCCGCGGAATCGTAAATCACGGAATGTACGAACGTTACCATCACGATGTTGTGGGTGTAAATTCACGTTTAGATAGTATTCAGGCCGGAGTTTTAAATGCAAAACTACCTTTGTTAGACGAGTACAATAAAGCACGTCGTTTAGCGGCTTCAAAATATAATGCAGCTTTCGCTGGAAATGCACATATCATTACGCCAGATTTTGCTGCAAACGAAAATGATCACGTTTTTCATCAATATGTATTAAGAATTTTAGATGCAGATAGAAATGCTCTAATGCAGCATTTATTAGATCAAGGAATTCCATGTGCAATTTATTATCCAATTCCATTGCATTCGCAAAAAGCATATGTAGATCCTCGTTATAAAGAAGAGCAATTTCCAGTTACAAACCAATTAGTGCAGGAAGTAATTGCTTTGCCAATGCATACAGAACTTGATGACGAGCAGATTAAATTTATAACCGATTCTGTTTTAGAATTTCTGAATAAATAA
- a CDS encoding glycosyltransferase N-terminal domain-containing protein: protein MLFLYNLAVSLAAFFLKIVALFSPKIKLFVEGRKNVFSILEEKIKEDDKTIWFHSASLGEYEQGLPVIEKIKEKYPSHKIVVTFFSPSGYEVRKNNTVADVTIYLPLDTKSNAKKFLKLVHPELAFFIKYEFWLNYLKELEKSKTPTYLISGIFRDNQMFFKWYGGFYRKALEAFTFFFVQNESSKQKIESIGFTNVIVSGDTRFDRVAAILERDNKLGYIENFKNNQPVIVFGSSWPKDEVLIAEYINQAPENVKFIIAPHNIKADQIAELKAQITKSTILFSEKENKDLSKYDVFIIDTIGLLTKIYSYGTIAYVGGGFGNPGIHNILEPAAFGIPIVIGPNYSNFAEAVSLVELQGCMVISNTVELKKTFDQLLSDNELFTKKSSICKSFIQDNKGATETIIKTIS, encoded by the coding sequence ATGCTTTTTTTATATAATTTAGCCGTTTCTTTAGCAGCGTTTTTTCTTAAAATAGTTGCACTTTTTAGTCCGAAAATTAAACTTTTTGTTGAAGGCCGAAAAAATGTGTTTTCCATTTTAGAAGAAAAAATTAAAGAAGATGACAAGACCATCTGGTTTCATTCAGCTTCATTAGGAGAATACGAACAGGGACTTCCTGTAATAGAGAAAATCAAAGAAAAATATCCTTCACACAAAATTGTTGTTACTTTTTTTTCACCTTCAGGATATGAAGTACGTAAAAACAATACCGTTGCCGATGTCACTATCTATCTGCCTTTGGACACAAAAAGCAACGCTAAAAAGTTTTTAAAATTAGTTCATCCCGAATTGGCGTTCTTTATTAAATATGAGTTTTGGCTCAACTATTTAAAAGAATTAGAAAAAAGCAAAACTCCGACTTATTTGATTTCTGGAATTTTCAGAGACAATCAAATGTTCTTTAAATGGTATGGCGGATTTTATAGAAAAGCATTAGAAGCATTTACTTTCTTTTTTGTTCAGAATGAAAGTTCCAAACAAAAAATAGAATCAATCGGATTTACTAATGTTATTGTTTCCGGCGATACTCGTTTTGACCGTGTTGCTGCAATTTTAGAAAGAGATAACAAACTTGGTTATATTGAAAATTTCAAAAATAATCAGCCAGTAATTGTTTTTGGAAGTTCTTGGCCAAAAGATGAAGTTTTAATTGCCGAATATATCAATCAAGCACCAGAAAATGTAAAATTCATCATTGCTCCTCACAATATAAAAGCAGATCAAATCGCTGAGCTTAAAGCACAAATTACAAAATCAACGATTTTATTTTCTGAAAAAGAAAATAAGGATTTATCAAAATACGATGTGTTTATAATCGACACCATTGGGCTTTTAACTAAAATATACAGCTACGGTACAATTGCTTATGTGGGCGGCGGATTTGGTAATCCTGGAATTCATAATATTTTAGAACCTGCTGCTTTTGGAATTCCAATTGTTATAGGCCCTAACTATTCTAATTTTGCAGAAGCCGTTTCGCTTGTGGAATTGCAAGGATGCATGGTAATTTCTAATACAGTTGAATTAAAAAAGACTTTCGACCAATTACTATCTGATAATGAATTATTTACAAAAAAGAGCAGCATTTGCAAATCATTTATTCAAGATAATAAAGGAGCCACAGAAACTATCATAAAAACCATTTCGTAA
- a CDS encoding DUF983 domain-containing protein — protein sequence MSNALTHILSNECPVCHKGKVFTDKNIFLTFGLPKMNEYCSHCHYKFQKEPGYFFGAMYVNYGLTVAQGIATYCVAQFFFETNFDLRIIPIIAIVITLLTSFNLRFSRLAWIYMFKDYTS from the coding sequence ATGTCAAATGCATTAACTCATATTTTAAGTAACGAATGTCCTGTTTGTCATAAAGGAAAAGTGTTTACAGACAAAAATATATTTTTGACTTTTGGACTTCCAAAAATGAATGAATACTGCAGTCACTGCCATTATAAATTCCAAAAAGAACCTGGCTATTTCTTTGGCGCTATGTATGTAAACTACGGATTAACAGTCGCTCAAGGTATTGCAACCTATTGTGTTGCACAGTTTTTCTTTGAAACAAATTTCGATTTAAGAATCATTCCGATTATTGCAATTGTTATTACTTTGCTTACTTCTTTCAACCTGCGATTTTCAAGATTAGCATGGATTTATATGTTTAAGGACTATACGAGCTAA
- a CDS encoding YceI family protein, with amino-acid sequence MATTKWSIDPTHSEIGFKVKHMMFTNVSGKFGTYDATITTEGDNFENAAIEFSADIASVDTANADRDGHLRSGDFFDAENHPKLTFKATSFKKINEGSYEITGDLNIKGVSKSVTFPVEYSGILTDPWGNTKVGLSIEGKINRKDWGLNWNSALETGGVLVGEEVRLNIELQFVKQA; translated from the coding sequence ATGGCAACTACAAAATGGTCAATTGACCCAACTCACTCAGAAATTGGTTTTAAAGTTAAACACATGATGTTTACAAATGTTTCAGGAAAATTTGGAACATACGACGCTACAATTACTACAGAAGGAGACAACTTCGAAAATGCAGCAATTGAATTTTCTGCTGATATCGCTTCTGTCGATACTGCAAATGCAGACAGAGACGGACATTTAAGAAGCGGCGATTTCTTTGATGCTGAAAATCATCCAAAATTAACTTTCAAGGCAACATCTTTCAAAAAAATCAATGAAGGAAGCTATGAAATTACTGGAGATTTAAACATTAAAGGTGTTTCTAAAAGCGTAACTTTTCCTGTAGAATACAGCGGAATCTTGACTGATCCTTGGGGAAATACAAAAGTAGGTTTAAGCATAGAAGGAAAAATTAATCGTAAAGATTGGGGTTTAAACTGGAACTCAGCTCTTGAAACTGGTGGTGTTTTAGTAGGCGAAGAAGTTCGTTTAAACATTGAATTACAATTTGTAAAACAAGCTTAA
- the fabD gene encoding ACP S-malonyltransferase: MKAYVFPGQGAQFTGMGKDLYENSALAKELFEKANEILGFRITDIMFEGTAEQLKETKVTQPAVFLHSVILAKTLGEDFKPEMVAGHSLGEFSALVANGTLSFEDGLKLVSQRALAMQKACEITPSTMAAVLGLDDNVVEEVCASIDGVVVAANYNCPGQLVISGETSAVEKACEAMKAAGAKRALILPVGGAFHSPMMEPAREELAAAIEATTFSTPICPVYQNVTANAVSDANEIKKNLIIQLTAPVKWTQSVQQMIADGATLFTEVGPGKVLAGLINKIDKEAVTANA, encoded by the coding sequence ATGAAAGCATACGTATTTCCAGGTCAGGGCGCACAGTTTACAGGAATGGGCAAAGACTTATATGAAAACTCGGCTTTAGCCAAAGAATTATTCGAAAAAGCTAACGAAATTTTAGGTTTTAGAATTACTGATATTATGTTTGAAGGCACTGCCGAACAACTAAAAGAAACTAAAGTTACACAGCCTGCTGTATTTTTACACTCTGTTATTTTAGCTAAAACTTTAGGCGAAGATTTTAAACCAGAAATGGTTGCAGGACATTCTTTAGGAGAATTTTCAGCTTTGGTTGCCAACGGAACTTTATCTTTTGAAGACGGTTTAAAATTAGTTTCTCAACGTGCTCTTGCTATGCAAAAAGCCTGCGAAATTACCCCATCTACAATGGCAGCAGTTTTAGGATTAGATGATAATGTTGTAGAAGAAGTTTGTGCTTCTATCGACGGAGTTGTGGTTGCCGCAAATTATAACTGCCCAGGGCAATTGGTAATTTCTGGTGAAACTTCAGCGGTTGAAAAAGCTTGTGAAGCAATGAAAGCTGCGGGAGCAAAACGTGCTTTAATCTTACCTGTTGGAGGGGCTTTTCACTCGCCAATGATGGAACCGGCAAGAGAAGAATTAGCCGCTGCAATTGAAGCGACTACTTTCTCTACTCCAATTTGTCCGGTTTACCAAAACGTAACTGCAAATGCTGTTTCGGATGCAAATGAAATTAAAAAGAACTTAATTATACAATTGACTGCTCCTGTAAAATGGACTCAATCGGTTCAGCAAATGATTGCTGACGGCGCTACTTTGTTTACTGAAGTTGGCCCAGGAAAAGTATTAGCTGGTTTGATTAATAAAATTGATAAAGAAGCTGTTACTGCGAATGCTTAA
- the galE gene encoding UDP-glucose 4-epimerase GalE, which yields MKVLVTGGLGFIGSHTVVELQNEGFEVVIIDNLSNSSEDVLKGITAITGKTPLFEKIDLREKSAVRDFFKKHNDVTGVIHFAASKAVGESVEQPLLYYENNISSLVYLLQELQQKPEASFIFSSSCTVYGQAEKMPITEDAPVQTAMSPYGNTKQIGEEIITDTAKVTNISAILLRYFNPVGAHSSTEIGELPLGVPQNLVPFITQTGVGLRQELSVFGNDYPTPDGTAVRDYIHVVDLAKAHVIALKRLLDKKNLAKVETFNLGTGKGSSVLEVIHSFEKVSDKKLPYVIKPRREGDITEAYANTDKANNVLGWKAELSLDEAMASAWKWEQKVRS from the coding sequence ATGAAAGTATTAGTAACAGGAGGATTAGGGTTTATTGGTTCTCACACGGTAGTCGAATTGCAAAATGAAGGCTTCGAAGTTGTGATAATTGATAATCTTTCGAATTCTTCAGAAGATGTTTTAAAAGGAATTACCGCGATCACAGGAAAAACGCCTTTATTCGAAAAAATTGATTTAAGAGAAAAAAGTGCCGTTCGGGATTTCTTTAAAAAACATAACGATGTTACTGGAGTTATTCATTTTGCTGCTTCAAAAGCAGTTGGTGAAAGTGTGGAGCAGCCGTTATTGTATTATGAAAACAACATTAGCAGTTTAGTGTATCTTTTACAAGAATTACAGCAAAAACCAGAAGCTAGTTTTATATTCAGTTCATCTTGTACGGTTTATGGTCAGGCCGAAAAAATGCCAATTACAGAAGATGCACCTGTGCAGACAGCAATGTCTCCTTATGGAAACACGAAACAAATTGGAGAAGAGATTATAACAGATACTGCGAAAGTAACTAATATAAGCGCCATATTATTGCGTTATTTTAATCCTGTTGGAGCACATTCTTCAACTGAAATTGGGGAATTGCCATTAGGAGTTCCTCAAAACCTGGTTCCTTTTATTACACAGACAGGAGTAGGATTGCGTCAGGAATTATCGGTTTTTGGAAATGATTATCCAACTCCAGATGGAACAGCTGTTCGTGACTACATTCACGTTGTCGACTTAGCAAAAGCACACGTTATTGCGTTAAAGCGTTTGTTGGATAAAAAGAATTTGGCGAAAGTTGAAACGTTTAATTTAGGAACCGGAAAAGGAAGTTCAGTTCTAGAAGTAATTCACAGTTTCGAAAAAGTAAGCGATAAAAAATTGCCATACGTAATTAAACCGCGCCGCGAAGGTGATATCACCGAGGCTTACGCAAACACAGATAAAGCGAACAATGTTTTAGGCTGGAAAGCAGAACTAAGCCTAGACGAAGCAATGGCTAGCGCTTGGAAATGGGAACAGAAAGTTCGTTCTTAG
- the mutS gene encoding DNA mismatch repair protein MutS — MAAKDKVVKETPLMKQYNEIKAKYPDACLLFRVGDFYETFGEDAIRASKILGITLTKRGAGSDTETALAGFPHHSVNTYLPKLVKAGLRVAICDQLEDPKMTKTIVKRGVTELVTPGVSLNDEVLHSKSNNFLASVYFANKNIGISFLDVSTGEFLTAQGNAEYIDKLLQNFNPSEVLVPKNNKSDFKNAFGEDFHSFYLEDWIYKEDYALETLTKHFQTVSLKGFGVEELKEGIIASGAILYYLSETQHNRVQHITAIQRIAEDAYVWMDRFTIRNLELYHSYNPNAVTLLDVIDKTLSPMGGRLLKRWLALPLKDSNKVKSRHEVVAYLKSNPEILHNIQYQIKQISDLERLISKIAAGKVSPREIIYLKESLDAIIPIKTLALESPQEAVKVIGDSLHACELLREKIKTTLNQDAPVAISKGNAIASGINEELDELRAISTSGKEFLEGIERRESERTGISSLKISFNNVFGYYIEVRNTHKDKVPEEWIRKQTLVNAERYITEELKEYETKILGAEEKIYKIESELFEQLVAWISTYIKPVQMNAYLVAQLDCLCSFTQMAVENQYVQPEIDDTFELDIKNGRHPVIEKQLPVGTPYIANDVFLDRETQQLIMITGPNMSGKSAILRQTALIVLLAQMGSFVPADSVRMGIVDKIFTRVGASDNISMGESTFMVEMNETASILNNISDRSLVLLDEIGRGTSTYDGISIAWAIAEFLHEHPGRAKTLFATHYHELNEMTESMPRIQNFNVAVKELKDTVLFVRKLVKGGSAHSFGIHVAKMAGMPQLVISRAQKLLKKLEKNHSSDALQGIKAANDEMQMSFFNLDDPLLEEIKEEILSLDINAITPVEALMKLNEIKRMLVKK; from the coding sequence TTGGCAGCTAAAGATAAAGTGGTGAAAGAAACACCTTTGATGAAACAGTACAACGAAATCAAGGCTAAATATCCTGATGCATGTCTGCTTTTCAGAGTAGGGGATTTTTATGAAACCTTTGGAGAAGACGCCATTAGAGCTTCAAAAATTTTAGGAATAACATTAACTAAAAGAGGAGCAGGGTCTGATACAGAAACGGCTCTGGCTGGTTTTCCGCATCATTCTGTAAATACCTATCTGCCAAAATTAGTTAAAGCCGGACTTCGTGTAGCGATTTGTGATCAGTTGGAAGATCCAAAAATGACTAAAACCATTGTCAAAAGAGGTGTTACAGAATTGGTAACTCCGGGAGTTTCTTTAAATGATGAAGTACTGCATTCAAAATCAAATAACTTTTTGGCCTCGGTTTATTTTGCCAATAAAAATATCGGAATTTCTTTCCTGGATGTTTCTACTGGAGAGTTTTTAACAGCTCAAGGAAATGCAGAGTATATCGATAAATTATTGCAGAATTTTAATCCAAGTGAGGTTTTAGTTCCAAAAAATAACAAGAGCGATTTTAAAAATGCTTTTGGTGAAGATTTTCATAGTTTTTATTTAGAAGATTGGATTTATAAAGAAGATTATGCTTTAGAAACCCTCACTAAACATTTTCAAACTGTTTCTTTAAAAGGGTTTGGTGTTGAAGAATTAAAAGAAGGAATTATTGCGTCGGGTGCGATTCTATATTATTTATCAGAAACGCAGCATAATCGTGTGCAGCATATCACGGCGATTCAGCGTATTGCAGAAGATGCCTATGTTTGGATGGATCGCTTTACGATTCGAAACTTAGAATTATATCACAGTTATAATCCAAATGCAGTTACGCTTTTAGATGTTATCGATAAAACACTTTCTCCAATGGGAGGACGTTTATTGAAACGCTGGCTTGCTCTGCCCTTAAAAGACAGTAATAAAGTAAAAAGCCGACATGAAGTTGTCGCTTATTTAAAGTCGAATCCAGAAATTCTGCATAACATTCAATATCAAATTAAGCAGATTTCAGATTTAGAGCGTTTAATTTCTAAGATCGCTGCAGGAAAGGTATCTCCAAGAGAAATTATTTATTTAAAAGAATCTCTAGATGCTATTATTCCGATAAAAACTTTGGCGCTCGAAAGTCCGCAGGAAGCTGTAAAAGTAATTGGAGACAGTCTTCATGCTTGTGAGCTGCTTCGCGAAAAAATTAAAACGACATTAAATCAAGATGCGCCTGTTGCAATTTCAAAAGGAAATGCAATTGCAAGCGGCATTAATGAAGAATTGGATGAACTTCGTGCGATTTCAACTTCTGGAAAAGAATTTTTAGAAGGAATTGAAAGAAGAGAATCAGAAAGAACAGGAATTTCATCGCTCAAAATTTCTTTTAATAATGTTTTTGGATATTATATTGAAGTTCGAAATACGCATAAAGATAAAGTTCCAGAAGAATGGATCCGTAAACAAACTCTTGTAAATGCTGAACGATATATAACGGAGGAATTAAAAGAGTACGAAACCAAAATTTTAGGTGCCGAAGAAAAAATATACAAAATAGAAAGTGAGCTTTTTGAACAATTGGTGGCTTGGATAAGTACTTATATTAAGCCGGTTCAAATGAATGCTTATTTGGTTGCCCAGTTAGATTGCTTGTGTTCTTTCACTCAGATGGCAGTAGAAAACCAATATGTACAGCCAGAAATCGATGACACTTTTGAATTAGATATTAAAAACGGAAGACATCCTGTAATTGAAAAACAATTGCCAGTAGGAACGCCGTATATTGCCAATGATGTTTTTCTGGATAGAGAAACACAGCAGCTTATTATGATTACCGGGCCAAACATGTCTGGTAAGTCGGCTATTTTGAGACAAACAGCTTTGATTGTATTGCTGGCTCAAATGGGAAGTTTTGTTCCTGCAGACAGCGTTAGAATGGGAATTGTAGATAAAATTTTTACCAGAGTCGGAGCTTCGGATAATATTTCGATGGGTGAATCTACATTTATGGTTGAAATGAATGAAACCGCTTCTATTTTGAATAATATTTCAGATAGGAGTTTGGTGTTGCTGGATGAAATTGGAAGAGGAACTAGTACATATGATGGAATCTCGATTGCTTGGGCAATTGCTGAATTCCTTCACGAGCATCCAGGAAGAGCAAAAACTTTATTTGCGACGCATTATCATGAATTGAATGAAATGACAGAATCGATGCCGAGAATCCAGAATTTTAATGTGGCGGTAAAGGAATTAAAGGATACTGTTTTATTCGTTAGAAAGCTGGTAAAAGGAGGAAGTGCTCATAGTTTTGGAATTCACGTTGCAAAGATGGCGGGAATGCCGCAGCTTGTTATTTCTAGAGCACAAAAACTTTTGAAGAAATTAGAGAAGAATCATTCCAGTGATGCTTTGCAAGGAATAAAAGCGGCTAATGACGAAATGCAGATGAGTTTCTTTAATTTGGATGATCCTTTATTGGAAGAGATAAAAGAAGAGATTTTGAGCCTCGATATTAATGCAATCACGCCAGTAGAAGCCCTGATGAAGCTGAATGAGATTAAAAGAATGTTAGTCAAAAAATAA
- a CDS encoding pirin family protein produces the protein MENIVLHKAETRGNANHGWLNAYHSFSFASWYNPDRIQFGALRVLNDDTIAGGMGFGTHPHDNMEIITIPLEGDLAHKDSMGNTEIIKNGDIQVMSAGTGVQHSEFNPNADQQTKLLQIWLFPNKRNVAPRYQQITLDVADRHNKLSQILSPNADDDGVWIHQDAWFNMGNFDSGVSTEYTIKKEGNGVYAFVLKGNVTINGQELNTRDAVGISGTDILKIQANTDAEFLLMDIPMNY, from the coding sequence ATGGAAAATATAGTATTACATAAAGCAGAAACAAGAGGAAACGCAAATCACGGATGGCTTAATGCTTATCATAGTTTTAGTTTTGCAAGCTGGTACAATCCAGATAGAATTCAGTTTGGGGCACTTCGTGTTTTGAACGATGATACAATTGCGGGCGGAATGGGTTTTGGAACGCATCCTCACGATAATATGGAAATCATTACGATTCCATTAGAGGGCGATTTGGCGCACAAAGACAGTATGGGAAATACTGAAATCATCAAAAATGGTGATATTCAGGTAATGAGTGCCGGAACTGGGGTACAGCACAGCGAGTTTAATCCGAACGCAGATCAACAGACTAAATTGTTGCAAATCTGGTTGTTTCCAAATAAAAGAAACGTTGCTCCGCGTTACCAACAAATTACTTTGGATGTTGCGGACAGACATAATAAACTTTCTCAGATTTTATCTCCAAATGCAGATGATGACGGAGTTTGGATTCACCAAGACGCTTGGTTCAATATGGGTAATTTTGACTCAGGTGTATCTACTGAATACACAATCAAAAAAGAAGGAAATGGCGTTTATGCTTTTGTTTTAAAAGGAAACGTTACCATCAACGGTCAGGAATTAAACACTCGTGATGCAGTTGGAATTTCAGGAACTGACATTTTAAAAATTCAAGCCAATACAGATGCTGAATTTTTATTGATGGATATTCCGATGAACTATTAA
- a CDS encoding nuclear transport factor 2 family protein, which yields MKKLSLLILMILVQYSVFAQKTNAKEENAVSTQVEILRQAMIDADGAKLKALTSDKLNYVHSNGNFQNQTEFIDGIVSGKSDFVSIDFQNQTITIQGDVAIVRHVLAAHTKDDGIDRDIKIGIMLVWQKQKNKWILIARQAYKLTT from the coding sequence ATGAAGAAATTAAGCCTTTTAATTTTGATGATTCTTGTTCAGTATTCGGTTTTTGCTCAAAAAACAAATGCTAAAGAAGAAAATGCTGTTAGTACTCAAGTTGAAATTTTGCGTCAGGCAATGATTGATGCTGATGGTGCAAAATTGAAAGCATTAACTTCGGACAAGTTAAATTATGTCCACTCAAATGGTAATTTTCAAAATCAAACGGAATTTATTGACGGAATAGTTAGCGGGAAATCTGATTTTGTATCTATCGATTTTCAGAATCAGACTATAACTATTCAAGGTGATGTTGCTATAGTTCGACATGTCCTGGCGGCTCATACCAAAGATGATGGCATTGATAGAGATATTAAAATAGGAATAATGCTTGTTTGGCAAAAGCAAAAAAATAAATGGATCCTTATTGCAAGGCAGGCTTACAAATTAACTACATAA